In Magnetococcus sp. PR-3, a single window of DNA contains:
- the lipA gene encoding lipoyl synthase: MPRSAKNSSPKSESSSGVDPKTHLPSGKPRWLKVKAPTSPGYLKLKGMMREGGLHTVCEEATCPNIGQCWHEGSAAFMILGDTCTRRCRFCNVKTGKPLPPNPEEPHQLALTAQSMSLRHVVITSVDRDDLDDGGAEQFIACIQALRRLLPEASVEVLTPDFRHKEGALERLVAARPDVFNHNVETVPRLYANVRPVSSYEYSLNVLARAKQLNPKGVTKSGIMLGLGEDEAEVLAVFEDLRRADVDYLTVGQYLRPSPEHHEVVRYWEPERFEYLGAQATQMGFKRVSSSPLARSSFHASALHGVTE, translated from the coding sequence ATGCCAAGATCCGCAAAAAATTCTTCTCCAAAATCGGAGTCGAGTAGCGGAGTTGATCCAAAGACCCACCTGCCATCCGGGAAACCTCGGTGGCTCAAAGTCAAAGCCCCTACCTCGCCAGGATATCTCAAGCTTAAAGGGATGATGCGTGAGGGGGGGTTACACACCGTGTGTGAAGAGGCCACATGCCCCAATATTGGGCAGTGCTGGCATGAAGGCAGTGCAGCTTTTATGATTTTGGGGGATACCTGCACCCGCCGTTGTCGTTTCTGTAATGTCAAAACAGGCAAACCTTTGCCGCCCAACCCAGAAGAACCCCACCAGTTGGCACTGACCGCCCAAAGTATGTCACTTAGACATGTGGTGATTACCTCTGTGGATAGAGATGATCTGGACGATGGCGGTGCCGAACAGTTTATCGCCTGTATCCAAGCGTTGCGTCGCTTGCTGCCAGAGGCTTCTGTTGAAGTGTTGACCCCTGATTTTAGACATAAAGAGGGGGCGTTAGAGCGGCTCGTTGCAGCTCGACCGGATGTGTTTAACCACAATGTAGAGACAGTGCCACGCCTTTACGCCAATGTTCGACCTGTCTCTAGCTATGAATACTCTCTGAACGTGTTAGCACGTGCCAAGCAGCTCAACCCAAAAGGGGTGACCAAATCCGGTATTATGTTGGGGTTGGGTGAAGATGAAGCAGAGGTTCTGGCGGTGTTTGAAGATCTGCGCCGTGCGGATGTTGACTATTTAACCGTGGGTCAATATCTACGTCCAAGTCCTGAACATCATGAGGTGGTTCGATATTGGGAGCCTGAGCGGTTTGAATATCTGGGGGCGCAAGCGACTCAAATGGGTTTTAAGCGGGTTTCCAGTTCGCCATTGGCGCGTTCATCCTTTCATGCCAGTGCGTTGCATGGTGTGACCGAATGA